A genomic window from Nocardioides rotundus includes:
- a CDS encoding SatD family protein, whose product MNMKQFASATLIGDLMGSRTSGDRADLHRHLERVLTDANTALEPVTPLRITVADEYQGVFATLGEALAATLVLRLALLPQVDVRHGVGWGAIGVLAEEPRVEDGPGWWAARAAIERVEEQEARPTLRSVRTAYVLTDGIEGPDPDLVNPGLMWRDQLVTGLSERSLSVLRGLLAGSTQQEIAAAEGVSASAVSQRVRSDGLGVLVAGHEQLARVGR is encoded by the coding sequence ATGAATATGAAGCAATTTGCTTCAGCGACGCTGATCGGGGACCTGATGGGCTCGCGGACGAGCGGCGACCGCGCGGACCTGCACCGTCACCTGGAGCGGGTGCTCACCGACGCCAACACGGCCCTGGAGCCGGTGACCCCGCTGCGGATCACCGTCGCCGATGAGTACCAGGGCGTCTTCGCGACCCTGGGCGAGGCGCTGGCCGCCACGCTGGTGCTGCGTCTGGCGCTGCTGCCGCAGGTCGACGTCCGGCACGGCGTCGGCTGGGGGGCGATCGGCGTGCTGGCCGAGGAGCCCCGGGTGGAGGACGGCCCGGGCTGGTGGGCGGCCCGCGCCGCCATCGAACGGGTCGAGGAGCAGGAGGCCCGCCCGACCCTGCGATCCGTGCGGACGGCGTACGTCCTCACCGACGGGATCGAGGGCCCCGACCCCGACCTGGTCAACCCCGGGCTGATGTGGCGCGATCAGCTGGTCACCGGCCTGTCCGAGCGCTCCCTGTCGGTGCTGCGTGGTCTGCTGGCGGGGAGCACCCAGCAGGAGATCGCGGCGGCCGAGGGCGTCTCGGCCTCCGCGGTCTCCCAGCGGGTCCGCAGCGACGGGCTCGGGGTGCTGGTCGCCGGGCACGAGCAGCTGGCCCGGGTGGGCCGATGA
- a CDS encoding type 1 glutamine amidotransferase, protein MSTMSRILIVEHEAGAPAALFDGWLRETGAEVIVCRPWAGEEVPPLPVAEGWVVLGGHMGAYDDEQAPWLPAVKARIAEAAETRVSLLGICLGHQLAAVATGGTVIVNPAGQRVGLHDVGWLPEADDDPLMGALDGSRRAVQWNGDIVTELGPGAVPLATLPDGELQAARFAPSVWGVQWHPEADLPVVRGWADGQREDHLDRGLDSDAILAEIEAATPELEASWRPLAAAFVAQLEPPR, encoded by the coding sequence ATGTCGACCATGTCCCGGATCCTGATCGTCGAGCACGAAGCGGGCGCGCCCGCGGCGCTGTTCGACGGCTGGTTGCGGGAGACCGGAGCCGAGGTCATCGTGTGTCGTCCGTGGGCCGGTGAGGAGGTGCCCCCGCTGCCGGTCGCCGAGGGCTGGGTGGTGCTGGGCGGCCACATGGGCGCGTACGACGACGAGCAGGCGCCGTGGCTGCCGGCGGTGAAGGCACGGATCGCGGAGGCGGCCGAGACCCGCGTGTCGCTGCTCGGCATCTGCCTGGGCCACCAGCTCGCCGCGGTCGCGACCGGCGGCACGGTGATCGTCAACCCGGCCGGTCAGCGCGTCGGGCTGCACGACGTCGGCTGGCTCCCCGAGGCGGACGACGACCCGCTGATGGGCGCGCTCGACGGGTCGCGCCGGGCCGTCCAGTGGAACGGTGACATCGTCACCGAGCTCGGCCCGGGTGCCGTACCCCTGGCCACGCTGCCGGACGGCGAGCTGCAGGCCGCCCGGTTCGCGCCGAGCGTGTGGGGCGTCCAGTGGCACCCCGAGGCCGACCTGCCCGTGGTGCGCGGCTGGGCCGACGGACAGCGGGAGGACCACCTCGACCGGGGCCTGGACTCCGACGCGATCCTCGCCGAGATCGAGGCGGCCACACCCGAGCTGGAGGCCTCATGGCGGCCGCTCGCCGCGGCGTTCGTCGCTCAGCTGGAGCCGCCCCGGTGA
- a CDS encoding DUF2200 domain-containing protein gives MSRIFTTSVASVYPHYVTKAEKKGRSRAEVDEVITWLTGFDDAELQRHLADETTFEDFFAAASLNPNAELITGSVCGVKVQEVEDPLMRQIRYLDKLVDELAKGRPMEKILRT, from the coding sequence ATGAGCCGGATCTTCACCACCAGCGTCGCGTCGGTCTACCCGCACTACGTCACCAAGGCGGAGAAGAAGGGACGCAGCCGGGCCGAGGTGGACGAGGTGATCACCTGGCTCACCGGCTTCGACGACGCCGAGCTGCAGCGGCACCTGGCCGACGAGACGACGTTCGAGGACTTCTTCGCCGCCGCGTCGCTGAACCCGAACGCGGAGCTGATCACCGGCTCGGTGTGCGGGGTCAAGGTGCAGGAGGTCGAGGACCCGCTGATGCGGCAGATCCGCTACCTGGACAAGCTCGTGGACGAGCTGGCGAAGGGCCGGCCGATGGAGAAGATCCTGCGGACCTGA
- a CDS encoding ABC transporter substrate-binding protein: MRTAHGPTAAGGRVRRRILAGAVGTALLLIGSLLAACAPQRDPDPRSILVWSLDAQTDRIQALNKLIARFNKTTDVDVQLVPVDEAQLPQLIAGAAQSGNLPDVIGGLSLANVRALDSYDVLDRGAATAVMEDLGEDTFAERAVRLTSDGEENLAVPSDAWAQLIVYRKDLFEQAGLQPPDSYDNLLTAARELTRDGRFGITIASDPADVFTAQTFEMLALANGCQMVRSSGEITIGEPECVRAFDLYGKLARDYSPAGTETVDTTRASYFSGQAAMVIWSSFILDEMAGLRSDALPTCTECEKDPSWLAKNSGVVSALTGPDNDQPAGFGEIASWGLTDNGKQEAAQEFVSWMLSDGYEGWLEITPEGKYPARLGPEPGNDQYAQAWPRMEAGVDKREPLSDFYTGQTLDSITSVTSNIDRWAIPQGQGRLLGPVVAELPFSRAASSVANGSLTPREAADEVEAQLTEIQESQ; the protein is encoded by the coding sequence GTGAGAACCGCACACGGACCGACCGCCGCCGGGGGACGGGTGCGGCGCCGGATCCTCGCCGGCGCCGTCGGTACGGCGCTTCTCCTGATCGGCTCGCTGCTGGCGGCCTGCGCCCCGCAGCGCGACCCGGACCCGCGCAGCATCCTGGTCTGGAGCCTGGACGCCCAGACCGACCGGATCCAGGCGCTGAACAAGCTGATCGCCCGCTTCAACAAGACCACCGACGTCGACGTGCAGCTTGTCCCGGTCGACGAGGCCCAGCTGCCGCAGCTGATCGCGGGCGCCGCCCAGTCCGGCAACCTGCCCGACGTGATCGGCGGCCTGTCGCTGGCCAACGTGCGGGCACTGGACAGCTACGACGTCCTCGATCGGGGGGCGGCCACGGCGGTGATGGAGGACCTGGGCGAGGACACCTTCGCCGAGCGGGCGGTGCGCCTGACCTCCGACGGGGAGGAGAACCTCGCCGTCCCCTCCGACGCCTGGGCCCAGCTGATCGTCTACCGCAAGGACCTCTTCGAGCAGGCGGGCCTGCAGCCGCCGGACAGCTACGACAACCTGCTCACCGCCGCGCGCGAGCTCACCCGGGACGGCCGCTTCGGGATCACCATCGCCAGCGACCCCGCCGACGTGTTCACCGCCCAGACCTTCGAGATGCTGGCCCTGGCCAACGGCTGCCAGATGGTCCGGTCCTCGGGAGAGATCACCATCGGCGAGCCGGAGTGCGTGCGGGCCTTCGACCTCTACGGCAAGCTCGCCCGGGACTACTCCCCGGCCGGCACCGAGACCGTGGACACCACGCGGGCGTCCTACTTCTCCGGCCAGGCCGCGATGGTCATCTGGTCCTCCTTCATCCTCGACGAGATGGCCGGGCTGCGCTCGGACGCCCTGCCCACCTGCACCGAGTGCGAGAAGGACCCGAGCTGGCTGGCCAAGAACTCCGGCGTGGTCAGCGCCCTCACCGGGCCCGACAACGACCAGCCCGCCGGGTTCGGCGAGATCGCGTCCTGGGGGCTGACCGACAACGGCAAGCAGGAGGCCGCGCAGGAGTTCGTCTCCTGGATGCTCAGCGACGGCTACGAGGGCTGGCTGGAGATCACCCCGGAGGGCAAGTACCCCGCCCGCCTGGGCCCCGAGCCGGGCAACGACCAGTACGCCCAGGCGTGGCCGCGGATGGAGGCGGGCGTGGACAAGCGCGAGCCGCTCAGCGACTTCTACACCGGACAGACCCTGGACTCGATCACCTCGGTCACCAGCAACATCGACCGCTGGGCGATCCCCCAGGGTCAGGGCCGGCTGCTGGGGCCGGTGGTCGCCGAGCTGCCGTTCTCCCGCGCCGCGTCCTCGGTCGCCAACGGGTCCCTGACCCCCCGCGAGGCCGCCGACGAGGTCGAGGCCCAGCTCACCGAGATCCAGGAGTCGCAGTGA
- a CDS encoding bifunctional [glutamine synthetase] adenylyltransferase/[glutamine synthetase]-adenylyl-L-tyrosine phosphorylase, which yields MSRPVRSRGQLLGLGFQDAQAATSGLAELGEHAEAIAPLLGRAADPDEALAGLLRLGEAVESRDGEREKLLAAVAEDEGTGMRLVQVLGASQALSDHLAKHPEQWRELRDPTMGSTRPAAYAVRAALLTAVGADPDDARPTSTLPDREAVDALRVEYRRLLMRLASRDLTHDLALPDAAAELSELAAGTLDAALAIARARVGETADSVRLAVVAMGKCGGHELNYVSDVDVIFVHEPVEGADESVATRAATQLASNLMQVCSDYTAEGTIWPVDANLRPEGKQGPLVRTLASHQGYYERWAKTWEFQALLKARPVAGDLELGQAFVDMVRPLVWHAAERDGFVEDVQAMRRRVLDHIPADQAERQLKLGSGGLRDVEFAVQLLQLVHGRADERIRPPTTLSALAELTRGGYIGREDGERMHEAYAFLRRLEHMIQLHRLRRTHVVPDDEASLRRLGRAMGFGSEPVKQLDEAWRHHRREVRRLHEKLFYRPLLGAVAKIPGEEARLSPDAAVARLKALGYDDPQGAMRHLEALTAGVSRTATIQRTLLPAMLGWFADAPDPDAGLFGFRRISESLGRTPWYLKMLRDEGQVAERLAKVLASSRYATDLLQREPEGVRLLGADLTPLSSEALAREMQAIAARQEGVEDSVRAIRGVRRRELLRIAVGDLLGETDVADVGAGLSRLTDAVLEATLSVAQRAVCAQKGLDQPPTRMAIIAMGRYGGFELSYASDADVMFVHEPVEGVDPQLAAGFAKAVVLELRRLLAMPATDPPLEVDADLRPEGKQGPLVRTLESYAAYYAKWSAVWEFQALLRAEAVVGDADLQRRFTELIDPLRFPVEGLSDHDVSEVRRIKARVDNERLPRGADPKTHLKLGRGGLADVEWTVQLLQMRYAGEHAGLRTPHTLEALRAARDAGLLDGDDAEVLERAWRTVSEVRNAITLVRGKPGDHLPRDSREKAAVSMVLGYPPGDSERMVNDFLRITRRAHAVVERVFWE from the coding sequence GTGAGCCGACCCGTCCGCAGTCGCGGCCAGCTGCTCGGCCTGGGGTTCCAGGACGCGCAGGCGGCGACCAGCGGGCTGGCCGAGCTCGGGGAGCACGCCGAGGCGATCGCGCCGCTGCTGGGCCGCGCCGCGGACCCGGACGAGGCGCTCGCCGGGCTGCTCCGGCTGGGTGAGGCCGTCGAGAGCCGGGACGGGGAGCGGGAGAAGCTGCTCGCCGCGGTCGCCGAGGACGAGGGCACCGGGATGCGCCTGGTGCAGGTGCTCGGCGCCAGCCAGGCGCTCAGCGACCACCTCGCCAAGCACCCCGAGCAGTGGCGCGAGCTGCGCGACCCGACGATGGGCAGCACCCGCCCCGCGGCGTACGCCGTCCGCGCCGCCCTGCTGACCGCGGTGGGCGCCGACCCTGACGACGCCAGGCCGACCTCGACCCTGCCGGACCGGGAGGCCGTGGACGCGCTGCGGGTGGAGTACCGCCGCCTGCTGATGCGCCTCGCCAGCCGCGACCTGACGCACGACCTGGCGCTTCCCGACGCGGCCGCCGAGCTCTCCGAGCTGGCCGCCGGCACCCTGGACGCCGCCCTCGCGATCGCCCGCGCGCGCGTCGGAGAGACGGCCGACAGCGTGCGGCTGGCGGTGGTGGCGATGGGCAAGTGCGGCGGCCACGAGCTCAACTACGTCTCCGACGTGGACGTGATCTTCGTGCACGAGCCGGTCGAGGGCGCCGATGAGTCGGTGGCCACCCGGGCGGCCACCCAGCTGGCGTCCAACCTGATGCAGGTCTGCTCCGACTACACCGCCGAGGGCACCATCTGGCCGGTCGACGCGAACCTGCGCCCCGAGGGCAAGCAGGGCCCGCTCGTGCGCACCCTCGCCAGTCACCAGGGCTACTACGAGCGGTGGGCCAAGACCTGGGAGTTCCAGGCGCTGCTCAAGGCGCGGCCGGTCGCGGGCGACCTCGAGCTGGGCCAGGCGTTCGTGGACATGGTGCGACCGCTGGTGTGGCACGCCGCCGAGCGCGACGGGTTCGTCGAGGACGTCCAGGCCATGCGGCGCCGGGTGCTCGACCACATCCCCGCCGACCAGGCCGAGCGGCAGCTCAAGCTCGGCTCCGGCGGCCTGCGCGACGTCGAGTTCGCCGTGCAGCTGCTGCAGCTCGTGCACGGCCGTGCGGACGAGCGGATCCGGCCGCCGACGACGTTGAGCGCCCTGGCCGAGCTGACCCGCGGCGGCTACATCGGCCGCGAGGACGGCGAGCGGATGCACGAGGCGTATGCGTTCCTGCGGCGGCTGGAGCACATGATCCAGCTGCACCGGCTGCGCCGTACCCATGTCGTGCCCGACGACGAGGCCTCGCTGCGGCGCCTGGGCCGGGCGATGGGCTTCGGCTCCGAGCCGGTCAAGCAGCTCGACGAGGCGTGGCGGCACCATCGCCGCGAGGTGCGGAGGCTGCACGAGAAGCTGTTCTACCGCCCGCTGCTCGGCGCGGTCGCGAAGATCCCCGGCGAGGAGGCTCGGCTCTCGCCCGACGCGGCGGTGGCCCGGCTCAAGGCGCTGGGGTACGACGACCCGCAGGGCGCGATGCGGCACCTGGAGGCCCTCACCGCCGGGGTGTCGCGCACCGCCACCATCCAGCGCACCCTCCTGCCCGCGATGCTCGGCTGGTTCGCCGACGCCCCCGACCCCGACGCCGGGCTCTTCGGCTTCCGCCGGATCAGCGAGAGCCTCGGCCGGACGCCGTGGTACCTGAAGATGCTGCGCGACGAGGGCCAGGTCGCCGAGCGGCTGGCCAAGGTGCTGGCCTCCTCCCGCTATGCGACCGACCTGCTGCAGCGGGAGCCGGAGGGGGTGCGGCTGCTCGGCGCCGACCTGACCCCGCTGTCCTCGGAGGCCCTGGCCCGGGAGATGCAGGCCATCGCGGCCCGGCAGGAGGGGGTCGAGGACTCCGTCCGGGCGATCCGCGGGGTCCGCCGACGGGAGCTGCTGCGGATCGCGGTCGGCGACCTGCTCGGCGAGACCGACGTCGCCGACGTGGGCGCCGGGCTCTCCCGGCTCACCGACGCCGTCCTGGAGGCGACGCTGAGCGTGGCGCAGCGGGCGGTGTGCGCGCAGAAGGGCCTGGACCAGCCGCCCACGCGCATGGCGATCATCGCGATGGGCAGGTACGGCGGGTTCGAGCTGTCCTACGCCTCCGACGCCGACGTGATGTTCGTGCACGAGCCGGTCGAGGGCGTCGACCCGCAGCTGGCGGCGGGCTTCGCCAAGGCAGTGGTCCTGGAGCTGCGCCGGCTGCTCGCCATGCCCGCCACGGACCCGCCGCTGGAGGTCGACGCCGACCTGCGCCCGGAGGGCAAGCAGGGGCCGCTGGTGCGGACCCTGGAGTCCTACGCCGCCTACTACGCCAAGTGGTCGGCGGTGTGGGAGTTCCAAGCGCTGCTGCGAGCCGAGGCGGTCGTCGGCGACGCGGACCTGCAACGGCGCTTCACCGAGCTGATCGACCCGCTGCGGTTCCCGGTCGAGGGACTGTCGGACCACGATGTCTCCGAGGTACGCCGGATCAAGGCGCGGGTGGACAACGAGCGGCTGCCGCGCGGCGCCGACCCCAAGACCCACCTCAAGCTGGGGCGGGGCGGCCTGGCCGACGTCGAGTGGACCGTGCAGCTGCTGCAGATGCGCTATGCCGGCGAGCACGCCGGGCTGCGGACGCCGCACACGCTGGAGGCGCTGCGTGCGGCGCGCGACGCGGGACTGCTGGACGGCGACGACGCCGAGGTGCTCGAGCGGGCTTGGCGGACGGTCAGCGAGGTGCGCAACGCGATCACCCTGGTCCGCGGGAAGCCCGGGGACCATCTGCCTCGCGACTCCCGCGAGAAGGCCGCGGTGTCGATGGTGCTGGGCTATCCACCCGGCGACTCCGAGCGGATGGTCAACGACTTCCTGCGGATCACCCGACGGGCCCATGCCGTGGTCGAGCGGGTGTTCTGGGAGTGA
- the glnA gene encoding type I glutamate--ammonia ligase, translating to MGKQEDFVLRALEERDVRFVRLWFTDVLGALKSVSVDPAELENAFDEGIGFDGSAIEGFARVYESDMLAHPDPSTFQVLPWRNEGPSTARMFCDIRMPDGSPSYADPRYVLKRALTKAADAGFTFYTHPEIEFYLFKDMPEKGEEPEPADRSGYFDHTAQSRTSDFRRETITMLEQMGISVEFSHHEGGPGQQEIDLRYADALSTADNIMTFRTVVREVALTSGTWASFMPKPYTTHPGSGMHTHVSLFEGDRNAFFEAGAEYQLSKTGRHFIAGVLNHAAEITCVTNQWVNSYKRLIGGGEAPPYICWGHNNRSAMIRVPMYKPNKGPSTRVELRTIDSACNPYLAFAVILAAGLKGIEEEYPLPREAEDDVWSLTPSERKALGIKPLPPSLVDAISVAEDSELLAETLGEHVYDFFLRNKRAEWEEYRTQVTPFERDRMLPVL from the coding sequence ATGGGCAAGCAGGAAGACTTCGTCCTCCGGGCACTGGAGGAGCGCGACGTCCGGTTCGTCCGGCTCTGGTTCACCGACGTGCTCGGTGCGCTGAAGTCGGTCTCGGTGGACCCCGCGGAGTTGGAGAACGCCTTCGACGAGGGCATCGGGTTCGACGGCTCGGCGATCGAGGGGTTCGCCCGGGTCTATGAGTCCGACATGCTCGCGCACCCGGACCCGAGCACCTTCCAGGTGCTGCCCTGGCGCAACGAGGGCCCGTCGACAGCCCGGATGTTCTGCGACATCCGGATGCCCGACGGGAGCCCGTCCTACGCCGACCCCCGCTATGTCCTCAAGCGGGCGCTGACCAAGGCCGCGGACGCCGGGTTCACCTTCTACACCCACCCCGAGATCGAGTTCTACCTCTTCAAGGACATGCCGGAGAAGGGCGAGGAGCCCGAGCCGGCCGACCGCAGCGGCTACTTCGACCACACCGCGCAGTCGCGCACCTCCGACTTCCGCCGCGAGACGATCACCATGCTCGAGCAGATGGGCATCTCGGTGGAGTTCAGCCACCACGAGGGCGGCCCGGGGCAGCAGGAGATCGACCTGCGGTACGCCGACGCGCTCAGCACGGCGGACAACATCATGACCTTCCGCACGGTCGTGCGGGAGGTGGCGCTGACCTCGGGCACGTGGGCCAGCTTCATGCCCAAGCCCTACACGACCCACCCGGGCTCGGGGATGCACACGCACGTCAGCCTCTTCGAGGGCGACCGCAACGCGTTCTTCGAGGCCGGCGCGGAGTACCAGCTGTCCAAGACCGGCCGGCACTTCATCGCCGGCGTGCTCAACCACGCCGCGGAGATCACCTGCGTGACCAACCAGTGGGTGAACTCCTACAAGCGGCTGATCGGCGGCGGCGAGGCCCCGCCGTACATCTGCTGGGGTCACAACAACCGGTCGGCGATGATCCGGGTGCCGATGTACAAGCCCAACAAGGGCCCCTCGACCCGGGTCGAGCTGCGCACCATCGACTCCGCCTGCAACCCCTACCTCGCGTTCGCGGTGATCCTGGCCGCGGGGCTGAAGGGCATCGAGGAGGAGTACCCCCTGCCGCGCGAGGCCGAGGACGACGTGTGGTCGCTGACGCCCAGCGAGCGCAAGGCGCTGGGGATCAAGCCGCTGCCGCCGAGCCTGGTCGACGCGATCTCCGTCGCGGAGGACTCCGAGCTGCTCGCCGAGACGCTGGGGGAGCACGTCTACGACTTCTTCCTGCGCAACAAGCGCGCCGAGTGGGAGGAGTACCGCACCCAGGTCACGCCCTTCGAGCGCGACCGGATGCTCCCCGTCCTCTGA